In the Pseudonocardia sediminis genome, GTCAGGTCGACGTCGAAGCGCGAGGTGATCGACGAGCGCCGCGGGACGAGGAACACGTCGTCGTAGGTGAGATCCGCGGCCGGGGCGTCGCCGGAACCGGCGTCGTGGTGGAGGAAGCGCACGGTGAGCGGACTCTACGCGCCACGACGGCTCCCGTGCACCGTCGTGACGGTCGCAACCCGTCCCGGTCCGTGTGACCACCGTCCCGGTCCGGCGTCATCTGCTGGACACCTGGGAGGAACGGCCGGGCAACCGGCGCGGCCTACCGTCGTGGACATGCCGGTGCCGTCGCCGAGATCGTCCTCGGTCACGCACGCGCAGGACGTCCGACGGTTGCGGGACCTGCTGCGTGCGGCGATCTCCGGTGGGCGTTTCCCGGACGGCCGGGTGCCGGGCGAGGGCGAGCTGATGGTCGGCTTCGGCGCCAGCCGGTCCACGGTCCGAGAGGCACTCGGCCTCCTCGCGGCCGAGGGAGTGGTCCGCGGCACGTCGTCGAGGTACGAGCAGGCGACCTACGAGGTGGCCGGGTTCGTGCCCACGCCACCCGCCCCGCCCGTGTTGCGGGCCGTCGATCCGTCGGTCGAGCCGGTCGGCTCCCGGGTGCTGGACCGGTCCGGTCTCGCCGCGCCGGCCCCGCTCGCCGCATGGCTCGACGTCGGGCCGGGCAGCCCGTGCCTGCGGATCGAGTTCCTCGTGCTGCACCACGGTGTCCCGTCCGCGGTCGAGACGCACTACGTCGTGCACCCGGAGGCCGGTGACCTGATCGGGATCCCGATGCGCGGGTCCTGGGAGACCCTGCTCGACGATGCCGGTCTGC is a window encoding:
- a CDS encoding GntR family transcriptional regulator, encoding MPVPSPRSSSVTHAQDVRRLRDLLRAAISGGRFPDGRVPGEGELMVGFGASRSTVREALGLLAAEGVVRGTSSRYEQATYEVAGFVPTPPAPPVLRAVDPSVEPVGSRVLDRSGLAAPAPLAAWLDVGPGSPCLRIEFLVLHHGVPSAVETHYVVHPEAGDLIGIPMRGSWETLLDDAGLRRGRTDTWGGRIPADPAVAELLGVAPGSDLVGVEQTTFDPSGRVLDGAVLRIRSDVPRAGTLRPAG